Proteins from one Melospiza melodia melodia isolate bMelMel2 chromosome 18, bMelMel2.pri, whole genome shotgun sequence genomic window:
- the FBXL16 gene encoding F-box/LRR-repeat protein 16, with the protein MSNPRNGDTKPPCLPRNGLVKIPTQANGLGSASITKGTPAVKNRLCQPSSVPAILSPALAHRSDLPIPSLASPLSLATLASVSSPPGASLVGLNASEGSEQPSPERLPGSPSERQLAVDEKILNRLFWYFSACEKCVLAQVCKAWRRVLYQPKFWVGLTPVLHTKELYNVLPGGEKEFVSLQGFAVRGFDGFCLVGVSDLDICEFIDNYPLSKKGVKSMSLKRSTITDAGLEVMLEQMQGVVRLELSGCNDFTEAGLWSSLNARITALSVSDCINVADDAIAAISQLLPNLTELNLQAYHVTDTALAYFTAKQGYTTHTLRLNSCWEITNHGVVNMVHSLPNLSVLSLSGCSKVTDDGVELVAENLRKLRSLDLSWCPRITDMALEYIACDLHKLEELVLDRCVRITDTGLSYLSTMSSLRSLYLRWCCQVQDFGLKHLLGMGSLRLLSLAGCPLLTTTGLSGLVQLQELEELELTNCPGATPELFKYFSQHLPCCMVIE; encoded by the exons ATGTCGAACCCGAGAAACGGCGACACCAAGCCCCCATGTTTGCCCCGCAATGGACTGGTGAAGATCCCCACGCAAGCCAACGGCCTCGGCTCCGCCAGCATCACCAAAGGCACCCCCGCCGTGAAAAACCGCCTGTGCCAGCCTTCCTCCGTGCCTGCCATCCTCAGCCCGGCCTTAGCCCACCGCAGCGACCTGCCCATCCCCAGCCTGGCCTCCCCGCTCTCCTTGGCCACCCTGGCCAGCGTGTCCTCCCCTCCCGGCGCTTCCTTGGTGGGACTGAACGCCAgcgagggctcggagcagccgtCCCCGGAGCGGCTGCCGGGCTCGCCCTCGGAGAGGCAGCTGGCCGTGGACGAGAAGATCCTCAACCGCCTGTTCTGGTACTTTTCGGCGTGCGAGAAGTGCGTGCTGGCGCAGGTGTGCAAGGCGTGGCGGAGGGTGCTCTACCAGCCCAAGTTCTGGGTGGGCTTGACGCCCGTCCTGCACACCAAAGAGCTCTACAACGTCCTGCCCGGGGGAGAGAAGGAGTttgtcagcctgcagggcttcgCCGTCCGCGGCTTCGACGGCTTCTGCCTCGTGGGCGTCTCTGACCTGGACATTTGTGAGTTCATTGACAACTACCCCCTCTCCAAGAAGGGGGTCAAGTCCATGAGCCTTAAGAGGTCGACCATCACAGATGCGGGCTTGGAG GTGATGCTGGAGCAGATGCAGGGCGTGGTGCGGCTGGAGCTGTCGGGCTGCAACGACTTCACGGAGGCCGGGCTGTGGTCCAGCCTCAACGCCCGCATCACGGCGCTGAGCGTCAGCGACTGCATCAACGTGGCCGACGACGCCATCGCCGCCATCTCGCAGCTCCTGCCCAACCTGACCGAGCTCAACCTGCAAGCCTACCACGTGACGGACACGGCGCTCGCCTACTTCACCGCCAAGCAGGGCTACACCACCCACACCCTGCGCCTCAACTCCTGCTGGGAGATCACCAACCACGGCGTGGTCAACATGGTGCACAGCCTGCCCAACCTGAGCGTGCTCAGCCTCTCGGGCTGCTCCAAGGTGACGGACGACGGCGTGGAGCTGGTGGCCGAGAACCTGCGGAAGCTGCGCAGCCTCGACCTGTCCTGGTGCCCCCGCATCACCGACATGGCCCTGGAGTACATCGCCTGCGACCTGCACAAGCTGGAGGAGCTGGTGCTCGACAG GTGCGTGCGGATCACCGACACCGGCCTCAGCTACCTGTCCACCATGTCATCCCTGCGGAGCCTCTACCTGCGCTGGTGCTGCCAG GTGCAGGATTTTGGCCTGAAGCACCTCCTGGGCATGGGCAGCCTGCGCCTGCTCTCACTGGCTG GCTGCCCCTTGCTGACCACCACGGGGCTGTCGGGgctggtgcagctgcaggagctggaggagctggaacTCACCAACTGCCCCGGGGCCACCCCGGAGCTCTTCAAGTACTTCTCCCAGCACCTGCCGTGCTGCATGGTGATCGAGTAG